In the genome of Enterococcus gilvus ATCC BAA-350, one region contains:
- a CDS encoding phage tail tip lysozyme: protein MKKKLKIAVGLFAPLLLIFTVFIVFMSSSINQIDDESDCSATPSAQIASSNVDSKSKEENAKAIYDHVGSQIPESTPQGLVGMIGNFEQESQLNPAAVERPNDPLSGHGIAQWTAGRTTSLKNFASSKGKEWSNLGLQLEYLISELKGAEKNGVSALKASSVAQATEEWQTKFERAGIPAMGNRLTYADKWFAKLGTSDPVASAALSLGADAKQEKYNSDCTSSTSDSDNGDIVKTAKQFIGWFNYSQPMRTQFGTIETPNKEGYTDCSSFVWFILTKAGYKTPANVGWYTGSMTPDARGTHQYLKEVSKSDAKAGDIIIVNQGSGAGNDGHTAVLIENWHGNTTKIIESGGMQNGKVGQGQVDLSFGYLLNGGDICIARPIKK, encoded by the coding sequence ATGAAGAAAAAGTTAAAAATAGCAGTGGGGCTTTTTGCCCCACTGCTATTAATTTTTACAGTATTTATTGTGTTTATGAGTTCATCTATTAATCAAATTGATGATGAAAGTGATTGTAGTGCTACTCCAAGCGCACAGATAGCAAGCAGTAATGTAGATAGCAAGAGTAAAGAAGAAAATGCAAAAGCTATCTATGATCATGTAGGTTCACAAATACCAGAATCCACACCGCAAGGACTCGTTGGTATGATAGGAAACTTCGAACAAGAAAGTCAGTTGAACCCAGCAGCGGTCGAACGTCCAAATGATCCACTGTCTGGTCATGGAATCGCTCAGTGGACAGCGGGACGAACGACTAGTTTAAAAAACTTTGCCAGCAGCAAGGGCAAGGAGTGGTCAAATTTAGGTCTGCAATTAGAATATCTAATTTCTGAACTAAAAGGGGCAGAAAAAAACGGTGTAAGCGCACTAAAAGCGAGCAGTGTCGCTCAAGCAACAGAGGAATGGCAAACAAAGTTTGAACGTGCTGGAATCCCTGCTATGGGGAACCGCTTAACTTATGCCGATAAATGGTTTGCCAAACTAGGCACGAGTGATCCCGTCGCAAGTGCCGCTTTATCGTTGGGCGCTGACGCAAAACAAGAGAAATACAATAGTGACTGTACTAGTTCTACTTCAGATAGTGACAACGGAGACATCGTAAAAACTGCTAAACAATTTATCGGGTGGTTTAACTACTCACAGCCTATGCGAACACAATTCGGAACGATAGAAACGCCAAATAAAGAAGGATATACGGACTGTTCAAGTTTTGTTTGGTTTATTTTAACGAAGGCAGGGTACAAAACGCCCGCAAACGTCGGTTGGTATACAGGAAGTATGACACCTGATGCACGAGGAACACATCAATATTTGAAGGAAGTCTCAAAAAGTGACGCCAAAGCAGGCGATATCATTATTGTGAATCAAGGATCGGGAGCTGGAAATGATGGACATACTGCTGTCTTGATAGAAAATTGGCACGGAAACACGACAAAAATAATTGAGTCTGGTGGTATGCAAAACGGCAAAGTCGGCCAGGGACAAGTGGATCTTTCATTTGGGTACCTGTTGAACGGCGGAGACATCTGTATCGCTAGACCAATAAAAAAATAG
- a CDS encoding peptidoglycan DD-metalloendopeptidase family protein — MKKFSTIVSALLLSLQTFLMTPLQVLADDSQTQENTEQVQKASEDKELKEQVESSDTSSTSSSESSTVPSTETSTVPSSEISPSSSTTKPSESTQPSQSEQPKKEEPKKEEAKQPEKPTEVSPTRPINTQQPQQAPQESPTPQTQVDHSATADLSQTVPSSTVTQDGAIHFEKDESVESFIRKIGEPARKIGKEHDLYGSVMIAQAILESASGQSSLAKAPNYNLFGIKGTHNGKTVSMATEEDFGNGNLYATQAGFRVYENYEDSLTDYAKLIKEGISGNSNYYSGVWKTNAKTYQAATKFLTGRYATDTSYNQKLNGLIETYDLIKYDKEVQGAAVSTEGYKVPLDNYTISSPYGNRGSEFHRGLDFAAAQGEPIHASKAGTVLKAEYHYSWGNYVVIQHADGMTTLYAHQQQYTVKAGDKVEQGQTIGYVGSTGNSTGDHLHLEVCKDSSLSQGLLLDPQSVLFSN, encoded by the coding sequence ATGAAGAAATTTTCAACGATTGTCTCGGCTTTGTTGCTGTCATTGCAGACGTTTTTAATGACACCGTTACAGGTACTTGCTGATGATTCTCAAACACAAGAAAATACGGAACAAGTACAAAAAGCTTCAGAAGATAAAGAATTGAAAGAGCAGGTAGAATCCTCAGATACCAGTTCAACATCAAGCAGTGAATCTTCTACGGTCCCATCGACGGAAACTAGTACGGTACCAAGTAGTGAGATCTCGCCTTCAAGCAGCACGACGAAGCCGTCGGAATCGACGCAACCAAGCCAATCAGAACAGCCCAAAAAAGAAGAACCAAAAAAAGAAGAAGCGAAACAACCAGAGAAACCAACCGAAGTATCACCGACACGACCAATAAACACGCAGCAACCTCAACAAGCTCCACAAGAATCACCAACACCTCAAACACAAGTCGATCATAGCGCAACAGCGGACTTGTCACAAACTGTTCCATCGAGTACCGTCACACAAGATGGAGCAATCCATTTTGAAAAAGATGAATCCGTGGAAAGTTTTATTCGAAAGATTGGCGAGCCTGCTCGTAAAATCGGGAAAGAACATGATCTGTATGGGTCTGTCATGATCGCTCAAGCAATTTTAGAATCTGCTTCAGGTCAAAGTAGTTTAGCAAAAGCTCCAAATTACAACCTGTTCGGAATCAAAGGGACCCACAACGGTAAGACTGTATCGATGGCAACTGAAGAAGATTTCGGGAATGGAAATTTGTACGCAACACAAGCGGGATTTCGTGTCTATGAAAACTACGAAGATAGCTTGACGGATTATGCGAAGCTAATTAAAGAAGGTATTTCAGGCAATTCAAACTATTATTCAGGTGTTTGGAAGACGAACGCAAAGACCTATCAGGCAGCAACGAAGTTCCTTACAGGGCGCTATGCGACAGACACAAGCTATAATCAAAAACTAAATGGCTTAATCGAAACCTATGATCTTATAAAATATGATAAGGAAGTTCAAGGAGCTGCCGTTAGTACGGAAGGATACAAAGTGCCGCTTGATAATTACACCATTTCTAGCCCTTATGGTAATCGAGGATCAGAATTCCACCGTGGGTTAGACTTTGCGGCTGCACAAGGAGAACCAATCCATGCAAGCAAAGCAGGAACAGTCCTAAAAGCGGAGTACCATTATTCGTGGGGCAATTACGTGGTGATCCAACATGCAGACGGTATGACAACACTCTATGCTCATCAGCAACAATATACGGTCAAAGCAGGAGATAAAGTAGAACAAGGACAAACAATTGGTTATGTGGGAAGCACTGGAAACAGTACAGGCGACCATTTACACTTGGAAGTCTGCAAGGACAGCAGCTTGTCTCAAGGCCTGCTGCTTGATCCTCAAAGTGTCCTATTTAGTAATTAA